A portion of the Burkholderiales bacterium genome contains these proteins:
- a CDS encoding substrate-binding domain-containing protein: MRNRVITSCYVLVVALLLDPGSLFAAEDIRLATTTSTENSGLLKYLLPKFEESYGGKVRVVAVGTGASLKLGENCDADVVLVHARAAEDKFMEAGFGSVRKDVMYNDFIIVGPKSDPAKVRGMTDVIAAMKTIAASGARFVSRGDESGTHTMEKNYWKAAGSKPEGAAYVSAGQGMGQVLTMAGELQGYTLTDRATFSAYAAKTGLETLVEGDPKMFNPYGIIAVNPEKCPTVNKGGAMALVDWIASAKAQKAIADFRVDGKQVFFPSAKK, translated from the coding sequence ATGAGAAATCGAGTGATCACCTCGTGTTACGTTTTAGTCGTCGCGCTGCTGCTCGATCCGGGCAGTCTATTCGCGGCTGAGGACATACGGCTGGCAACCACGACCAGCACCGAGAACTCCGGTCTCCTGAAATACCTGCTGCCGAAATTCGAAGAGAGCTACGGCGGCAAAGTGCGAGTGGTCGCGGTTGGCACCGGCGCTTCGCTCAAGCTCGGCGAGAATTGCGACGCCGATGTTGTGCTCGTGCACGCGCGCGCCGCCGAGGATAAGTTCATGGAAGCCGGCTTTGGTTCCGTGCGCAAGGATGTCATGTACAACGACTTCATCATCGTCGGGCCGAAGAGCGATCCGGCCAAAGTGCGCGGTATGACGGATGTCATCGCGGCGATGAAAACAATCGCAGCGAGCGGCGCCAGGTTCGTGTCGCGCGGCGATGAATCCGGCACGCACACGATGGAAAAAAACTACTGGAAAGCCGCCGGATCGAAACCTGAAGGCGCAGCCTATGTTTCGGCCGGGCAGGGCATGGGGCAGGTGCTGACGATGGCCGGCGAATTGCAGGGATATACACTGACCGACCGCGCGACTTTCAGCGCTTATGCCGCCAAAACCGGACTCGAAACCCTGGTCGAGGGCGATCCGAAAATGTTCAATCCTTACGGCATCATCGCAGTCAACCCCGAGAAGTGCCCAACGGTAAACAAGGGAGGCGCCATGGCGTTGGTCGACTGGATCGCCTCTGCCAAAGCGCAAAAAGCGATCGCCGATTTCAGGGTCGACGGCAAACAGGTCTTTTTTCCGAGCGCAAAAAAATAA
- a CDS encoding ABC transporter permease has translation MDLIAPTRAAFRLLFSGDAELWHIIWTSLYCSLIAIALITPPAVALGFVIARAAFPGRRAIVVLVQALLSFPTVVVGLTIYMLLSRHGPLGFLQLLFTPEAIIIAYMVIAFPVMVVFTLAAVQAADPRVFETARGLGAGRLRASWTTLVEVRFGIMAAVFNGFGRVISEVGAAIIVGGNIAGLTRNMPTAIALETSKGEFAQGIALGFVLITLALAINAALSVLQGEGGLK, from the coding sequence ATGGATTTGATTGCGCCCACGCGCGCCGCGTTTCGCCTGCTGTTCAGCGGCGATGCCGAGCTCTGGCACATCATCTGGACGTCGCTTTATTGCTCGCTGATCGCGATCGCTCTGATCACGCCGCCAGCAGTGGCGCTCGGTTTTGTCATCGCCAGGGCGGCTTTTCCAGGGCGCCGCGCCATCGTCGTGCTGGTGCAGGCGCTGCTGTCGTTTCCGACGGTGGTGGTCGGGCTGACGATTTACATGCTGCTGTCGCGCCACGGGCCGCTCGGTTTTTTGCAGCTCTTGTTCACTCCGGAAGCAATCATCATTGCCTACATGGTCATCGCGTTTCCGGTGATGGTCGTATTCACGCTGGCGGCGGTGCAGGCCGCCGATCCGCGCGTTTTCGAAACCGCGCGCGGCCTCGGCGCCGGAAGACTGCGGGCAAGCTGGACGACGCTGGTCGAAGTCCGGTTCGGCATCATGGCGGCCGTATTCAACGGTTTCGGCCGCGTCATTTCCGAAGTCGGGGCGGCGATTATCGTTGGCGGCAACATTGCCGGGCTCACGCGCAACATGCCGACCGCGATCGCGCTCGAAACCAGCAAAGGCGAATTCGCGCAGGGCATAGCGCTCGGCTTTGTGCTGATCACGCTTGCGCTTGCGATCAACGCCGCGTTATCCGTGCTGCAAGGCGAAGGTGGCCTGAAATGA
- a CDS encoding ABC transporter ATP-binding protein yields MSGVAVALNGVRKSFGKRVVLDDIDLPLAAGGSFVVTGDNGSGKTTLLRILAGLEPAQSGSLQVDGVSLALADYPDSMRRRIVYVHQHPYLFHTSIADNIAYGLNARGDARAHREHQVREAIGWAGVGHLLQVRPDKLSGGEKQRVALARAKVLNPTVLLLDEPTANLDAEGRHQVVTLIEKLHDAEATVVIACHDKELIGLPGMHRLQLDRGKLR; encoded by the coding sequence ATGAGCGGTGTGGCGGTCGCGCTCAATGGGGTGCGCAAGAGCTTTGGCAAGCGCGTCGTTCTCGACGATATCGACCTGCCGCTGGCGGCCGGCGGCAGCTTTGTCGTGACCGGCGACAACGGCTCGGGCAAGACCACGCTGCTGCGCATTCTGGCCGGCCTGGAACCTGCGCAATCCGGCAGCCTGCAAGTAGACGGCGTCAGCTTAGCGCTGGCCGATTATCCTGATAGCATGCGACGCCGCATCGTCTATGTGCATCAGCACCCGTATTTGTTTCACACCAGCATCGCAGACAATATCGCGTATGGACTGAATGCGCGCGGCGATGCGCGCGCGCATCGTGAGCATCAGGTGCGCGAGGCGATCGGCTGGGCTGGCGTGGGCCATCTGCTGCAGGTGCGGCCCGACAAGCTGTCCGGCGGCGAAAAACAGCGGGTCGCGCTGGCCAGGGCAAAAGTATTGAATCCGACGGTGCTTTTGCTCGACGAGCCGACCGCCAATCTCGATGCCGAAGGCCGGCATCAGGTCGTCACCCTGATCGAAAAGCTGCACGATGCCGAAGCTACCGTCGTCATCGCCTGTCACGATAAGGAACTGATCGGGTTGCCGGGCATGCACCGGCTGCAACTTGATCGCGGCAAGCTGCGCTAA